The genomic stretch CAGGAACTGACATCAATCTGAGACTGGAAAAATTACGCAGGCACAGGGCTTCCAACAAGCAAGGCAGGGGCTTTGAACGATTAGAGAAAGTAGCCAGTAATTACAGAAGGTTATTTGACATCCAGGAGGACAATGCGCCCTTTGATCCATATGAAAGCGGGCTAATCCTTACCTATGCCTATCCAGAACGTATTGCGCATGCCCGGCCGGGCAATAATGCCCAGTTTAAGATGACCAATGGCAAAATCGCCAGTATGCATCACAAAGATGATTTGGCCCATGAAGCCTGGCTCAGTGTCGCCCATGTGGATGCTCGTGATGGCATGGGAAAAATCTTTATGGCCGCTCCATTAAATCCCACAGACTTGGCACCACTGGTCAAGGAAGTTGAAATTGTTGATTGGGATTTTAGAATTGGAGAATTGGTGGCCGAAAAGCAATGGAGAGTCGGACATATTGTGCTCCAATCCAAACCAATCACATCGATAAGTGACACCCAAAAAATCCACGCCATCACAAGAGCCATCCAACAGGACGGACACCGCTTATTGGACTTCAATGAAACTGTACAGCAATGGCAAAACCGGGTAATGAGCCTCATAAAATGGCAGGCAGCAGGAGATTGGCCGGATGTATCTACCGACACACTGCTCGCTAACACCAACTGGATCGCTCCTTACCTCGAGCAAATAACCTCAGCAGACGCACTTGGAAAGCTTGATCTTTTGGAAATCCTCCAATACAGCATGGACTATGACTTGCAGCAACAATTGGAAAAACTGGCACCCTCACGGCTGGAAGTTCCAAGTGGATCAAACATAAAGCTACGCTATCAACCTGATGGAGAACCACCTATCCTAGCGGTGAGGCTTCAGGAGCTTTTCGGATTATTGGACACACCCAAAATTAACGACGGCAAACAAGGCGTCCTGATCCACCTACTCTCGCCAGGCTTTAAACCTGTCCAAGTCACAACAGATTTACGTAGTTTTTGGAAAAATGCCTACTTTGAAGTGAAAAAAGAATTAAAGCGGCGCTATCCCAAACACTACTGGCCGGATGATCCATTTAGTGCAGAGGCCGTAAGGGGCGTAAAACGAAAATAACCAATGCGAAGTTAGTTATACTGGGCTTTTTTAGTGACCTTTGTCCAGAAGTAAGCAAGTCGATTCACCTCCTATTATCATTAAAGCCATTTCCAAATTTCTACATGACTGAATATTAAGGGATTAATTCGTTTATCTGTCTAATGATTTTGTTAAAGGTTTGAATATAGGTGTTGGAGCTTGTATGTCGGAACTAACTATCATTTATGGCAAGATCGAACAATAGTTTTATTAAAAAGCAGAAAGCAGACCGAAAAGCGAAGAAGAAAAAAGAAAAATTGGAGAACCGCTTAGAGAAAAAGAAACAAGAAAGTAGCGGCAAACTTGAGGATATGATCGCTTATGTAGATGAATTTGGAAACATTTCAGATACACCACCAGAGCCACCTCAAGAGAAAGACAAGAAGAAGAAAGACACAGGATCTGCATCAACTGACTAAAAAATTTCCCACCATATCAGGCCCACACTTTAGGTGATCGGGCTTTTTTTGTACTCTAGTATTTTATCTTTTTTTTGGATCATCACATACTTCAGGTGAATCGTTTAGCATTAACCACATAAGACACAATAGGATTAAACTTCCATAATCGACTTATATTTGCGATCAAGCGGAAAAGTTGGGGGGATTAGGGTTGGTTTCGATAGCACGCAGATAAATAAGATTTACGCTGATTTTTTATAATAAACGCGATTTAAAATACCGTCATAGCGAGGAAGTATAGCCTGTCCCGAGCTATCGGGAACGTGGCAATCCCGTACTAAGAAAACGAGATTGCTTCACTCCGTTGCTCTGCATTCGTATGACGGATTTATACTGATTTTATAATCTACACATTACTATTGCTAAATTAAAGAGAAATATGCTTACCAAAACCACCTGGAAATCTCTCATCTTCCAGAAATATTGCTTGGTCCTCAAAATGTGCGAAAAAGTTGAGGGCATGAATCCCTTTATTTCAATAGGATTTCTTTTTTGTTTTTTTGCCACAAAGATTCTAAGACCCAAAGCTGTTTGTTTTCCATGAAATTTGGAATCCGCCTACAAAACACCTCGTGTCTTGGCGACATCGTGGCGACATACCTAATGAATATAAATCTTCCCCCGCCCTCATAAATATTGATTGATCCTGTATTTGCCTTTAATTTTTCGCTTTATCCAACTTTATTTTTTACCAATAGTCAACAAAGAGGCTATATTGTTTCCATCAGTCCTCCATTACTCCGTATCTTAGGGAGCTTCAGATCAGTAACCAAAACCACCCAACTATGAAAAATAGATTTACTTATATCTTAGTGTTATTCGTTTTTGTCTCCATAAAATGGGGATATGGACAGACTAGAGATGTTTTTGAGATCAAGATCTATCATGTCAGCACCACCTCACAAGAAACTGCTATCGATCAGTTTCTGGAAGAAGCTTATATTCCAGCAATGCACAAGAAGGGGATCGCGCACATTGGGGTCTATAAGCCATTGGACAGGGATAGTCTAGCAGGCAAGCGTATATATGTCTTCACGCCCTATCAATCGGCAGAAAATTATATAGAGATCGCTTCTACCTTCCATTTAGTCGACTTGCCCCATGCCGGCTCCTATCAAAAAGCGTCACATGACGAAGCCCCTTATGATAGAATAGAAACGATACTTTTAAAGGCCTTTAGCGGTATGCCCCATTACGATGTCCCAAAACTAAACGGTAAAAAAAGCCAAAGAATCTATGAGCTCAGAAGTTATGAAAGTCCTACAGAACAGTTATTTCACAATAAGGTGGACATGTTTAACAGTGGAGAAATCACTATTTTTGATCGCTTGGGATTCAATGCGGTTTTTTACGGAGAAGTCATCGCAGGCTCCAAGATGCCCAATCTCATGTACATGACCTCCTTTGACAACATTACAGCTGAAAAAGCCGCTTGGAAGGCCTTTGGAAGTGATGAGGCCTGGATAACACTCAGGGATGATAAACACTATCAAAACAATGTCTCCCACATCGATATTACACTCCTAAAACCGGCAAAATATTCTGAGTTGTAAGAATAGAATCGATCCCTAAAGATAGGACTGCCCTATTCCTTGGGAGGGGTGATCATAATATGCGCCCGGTGTGTCCCAGGATCCATAATCCAAGGCATGCCGGGTGCTTCGGGTCTAAGGGGAAGCCCTGTACTTTCTCGTGTAGCATAAGGAATATAAACCACATACCTAAAGCTCCCATTTTCCACCTCGCCATTGCTCCAGTTCACATCCTTTTCATCTGCAGAAAATACATAAAGGGTAGCGCCATTATCAGGCATTTTGAGGATCCCTTCTTTCACCTCCTCTTCCCTAGTATCAAAAATTTCCCGAAAGGTTTTACCTTCTTTTTTCAGCTCCCTTCCCCGTGCCATAAATGCCTCCAGTTCCTTTTGATAACACGCTACATTCAAGCCGTCTTTATCGGGATCATCTCCTGTGCAGATCATTTCATTTTCCCCTTCTCTCAGAACAGTCAGTTGGCCCTCAGCTCCATAACCATATACCATGGCTCCTTTCCTGCTCTCTTCCGGTGCCGCCAAAACGGCCATTTTTATTTGAATATCCTTTGGTGGAATGATTTGCTGGCCATAGGACGGTAAATTTATTGCAAGGACAAAACAACTAATTAGCAATGATTTCATAGCGATTGGATTAGGATGGAGTATAATTTAACTATCTTTTCTGCCAATTCACAAACATCCCTCGAAGACTTATTGCCTAACAGCCCTAGGTGCCAGAAGAAATCCTATTGACTATTCGTCAAACATCCCCCTCATTTCACCCAAAATTTCCTCGATTTCTTGTTTTTTGATATCATATTCCTGATCGTTTGCACTGTTGTTCTGAAAATGTTTCCAGTGCTTTTCCGCTTTGCGAATGACCCGTGGAGTAATCTCAAATTCAGTATAGTCAAGATATTCCTTCGCCAGCAGTGATGCTTTAAAATTACCAAAAAGATAAACACGAAGGATATCCACGAATTTGTCACTTAAGTCAAACCCTTCCAAGGATTGGACGAAGGTACCATTGCGCATTTTGTTTTGCTTATCATGGATCACTTCGAGCAGCGGATCGAGTGCTGCGTCGTTATTCTCCATGGCCGCTAAGCCTCTAGCTGCCAAGTAGGCACTTTCCATATCCTCACCTTTCAGCACTTCCACCAATCTCTCCAGCACTTCCTTTCCTCCAATTTCAGCAAGTTGATCCGCGTAGTTAAACGCTTCCTCTTCCTGCTTATCACACATTTTTTGGATCAATAAGTCAATATCTTGAGCCATGTTTCTTATTTTTTTCGGTACTTTGACAAAGATAATTGGTTATTTGATAAGCATACACAGAAACGGAAATTTCCTCTCCATGAATGAAAAGTTGATCTCAGCAACAGATTGTCAAGTTTTGGTCGAAAAGTTAACATCATTGGTAGATGAAGTAGTGTTTGATAACGGGAAAAACACCTTGTATTTTTATAAAGACACACAGAAATGCGTGCAGATGAGGCTCCCCATATTCTGGAACTCTCCCGAAAAGATGTCTCTAAACCAGCTGGAAGAAACCAATTATATTCTTCTCATCATACGATCAGGAATAGCGGCTGTTGGTTACTTTGAAAACGGAGAAAACATTGACCATAAGGTTTTCAGGGCCTATATGGTCCGTAAGAAACAAGGAAAAAGCCAAATCAAACACCTCAAGACAAAAGGTAAATCCAGGGCTGGATCACGAGTACGATTAGCTGAAACCCTCGCATTTTTTGAAGCGATCAACTCACGATTAAGGCATTATTTTGAAGAATTTAGGGTGGATAAAATCGGTGTAAGTTATGCTACGACATTGGTACCCTATGTATTTGGGTCAAAAGTAGCCCCCCCATTTACCAAGGAAGATCCCAGAATCTTTAAGATCCCAAAACATATCGCCAATCCCACCTTTGAGTCTCTTCTGGAAACCAATCTATTCATGCTTAAAGCAACCGTCAAGTATGAAGATCATATGGCTGCGGTAATTGTGTCGAATCAAGACACTACTACGGATGATGACCTTGAAGATTGGTAATGATAAATCTTGGTTGATTTTGTCGCCATTATTTATAAATCATTACATAATTGAGACCAATAAAACCACAATTGTGATGTTTGAGTGGTAATTTTATTGTTTAAGGTTATAATTCTTTTGGTACTCTTCAAACCAACAAAGCATGAAATCATTTGTAATGGCATCGCTAATGTTGAGCTTTTTTTGTCTCAGGGCATTTGGCCAAAGCAATCACTATTGGACCAGAAATTACGGAAGTGAATCCATGTTGCTGAACGGGTCTGTCATTGGAGGGGTCACGGATTTGGGGGCGGTATATTATAATCCCGCCAGACTGGCCATTACAGACAATCCTGCCTTTATCATCAGTGCCGATGTCTATGAATTAAACGCATACAAAATAGAGGATGCGATTGGCAATAGAAAGGACTTAACACAATCGTCCTTTGGTGGAGCTCCTTCCCTAGCTGCAGGAACCGTGGATATGAAAGGAGACTCAAGATCCACTTTTGCCTACGCCATATTATTGCGGTACAATAGCGATTTTGGCTTTTCGTATCGGGATGAGGTAACCCGGAACATCTTGCCAAATGTCCCGGGAGATGAACTATTCGAAGGGGAATTGAAAGTGACCAATAACCTAAAAGACCATTGGTTTGGGGGAAGCTGGGCCTATACGCTCAAGGATAATTTTAGTATCGGGGTCTCTTTGTTCGGTTCAAGGGCAGAAGCTTCGAAGGGAAACATGTTTGACATGACTGCATTGGATATAAATAATGATATCAGCAAGTATAATTATAACCGTGCATATTCATTCCAGAGTTATGGCATTCTGGCCAAACTGGGCGCCGCCTATTCCACCGAAAGGATGGATTTTGGCATGACCATTACCACACCCAGGGCACATATATTCGGATCAGGAGACTACAGTTACAACCTGTACTTTGCTGCACCAGATGAAAGTGGCATTGAAGATATTTATGCCAATAGTTACCAGAGTGACTTGGAAGTAAACCTTAAATCTCCCTTATCCATTGGACTGGGTGCCAGTTACCATATTGCCGAAAATAAAGTCATCCATTTCAGTGGGGAATATTTTGGAAAAATCAGCCAATACAACATCCTAGAGGCTTCCCCACATGGGATGCAAAGCAAACCGGACTCTACTATCTATTTTACCCTTATGGACAGCCGTAAGAGCATCGCCAATGCTGGCATCGGTGTGGAGTGGTTTCTGAATAAAAAAGTGAGCTTTTACGGTGGATTCAGTACTGACTTTAATGCTGCAGCAGACAATACCGTAAGCTTCGTCACCCAAGAGTCCACGGCTACTAATTTATCCTTTGATGCCAATTTTTATCATGTGGCAGGCGGTGTATTGCTGAAATTTAAAGGGGCTGAATTTACGTTGGGAGCTACCCACACAAGTGGTCAAACGGATTTTGATAAGCCCATCAATTTCCCCTCAGATAATGATCCTTCCGTAGTGGATATTGCGAATGACGGAAGGATGCTCTGGGACCGCTGGCAATTTATTGTTTCCGTCTCTGTACCCTTCCTTAAGGATTATGTAGACAAGCTGGAGGACAAGATATTTTAAATATCTAGCGCTTAACAAGATAAGGCACTTTCTTCATTTTTTTCTTAAAATCGTTTGGGAAGGTAATCGTATCCATATATATTTGCACTCGCAATACGGGGAAAAGCCTCGATATTTCCATCTAAAATGGATTGATAAGCAGAGAATTTCATAGCAAAAAACTTGGTCTGCATTTTATTTTAGAATAAACGCCTCCTTAGCTCAGCTGGTAGAGCAACTGACTTGTAATCAGTAGGTCGTTGGTTCGATCCCGACAGGAGGCTCAAGTAATTATGGAAAAGCCATAACGCTAAAAATAATTTATGATTAAAAAATGCCTCCTTAGCTCAGCTGGTAGAGCAACTGACTTGTAATCAGTAGGTCGTTGGTTCGATCCCGACAGGAGGCTCAAGGCAACCAATATTTGGTTGCCTTTTTTTATGGATTATATCTTAAAACTGGATATAGGGTCAAGCGGATCAAGCGGAAAAGTTGAGGGGATTAAGGTTGGTTTCGATAGCACGCAGATGATGCAGATTAATAAGATTTGCGCTGTTTTTTTCATACTGGAGCACGCATTCCTATTGCTAAATTAAAGCGAAATATGCTTACCAAAACCACCTGGAAATCTCTCATCTTCCAGAAATATTGCTTGATCCGGTCAAGCGAAAAAGTTGGAGGGATTAGGATTGGCTTCGATAGCAAGCAGACGGTGCAGATTAATAAGGTTTGCGCTGTTTTTTTTCATACTGGAGCACGCATTCCTATTGCTATATTAAAGCGAAATATGCTTACCAAAACCACCTGGAAATCTCTCCTTCCCCAGAGATATTGCTTGGTCCGTTGATTATGGGAATAATCCTCCATTGGCGTGGATCGGGTTTTAGTGTAAATTTGTGGGCATTGGTCAGGTAATCGATACCAAAACCTAAATCGGTTTGCTAGACTGTTTACCATAGGCGTTGCCCAGGGTTATGGATATATCGCCATTTCAAGTCTTGATTTATCTCCTCTTGGCTTTCAAATTTTAAAAAATCAGCGAAAATCTGCCCAACCGGGGCGGATCAGCGTTATCTGCGTTCCATATAAAATAGCTTCAGCTCTAACTGACGCTTAACAGGTATACCCATCCCCCAACTTCTCCGCTTGTTCCAATGTTAACAGATCGTAAAATACCTTAAAAAAAAGTGGCTGATATAAATCAGCCACCCCTAAATTCTAGTAAGAAAAAACTCACCTAAAACTCTCTCAGAATAGACAGTTTTTTCTTCAGCTTATCGATTTCTTCTTCCGCTTTTTCAATTTTTTCATCAAACTGATTTTTTAATTTATCCGCGGTCCTGGAAGAGGCAAAGAACTCAAGGTTATTTTTCCAAAGTGTAATATTGTTTTCGAGATCAGAAATCTGCTTCCTGATACCATGTTCCTTCTTATTGAATACTCGATCACTGTTAGGATCACCTTGGATTTTATTAAGGTTTAACCTGAACAAGAACTCTTCCCTGTTCTCTCCATCAGTATCCAGTTTTTTCACACAAGTTTCCACCGCCTCATTAAATTTACCGGCTATTTCCTTGATATTTTTACGGGGAACAAAACCAACAGCATTATACTCTGCTACAAGCTTTTCGAGGTTTTCTACGGTAAATTCATCACCCTCAGGTAGTGCTTTTATCTTTTCACAAACAGCTTCCTTAAGCTCTAAATTCTTATCGAATTCCTTATTGATTTCTTTATTGGCCTCCCTCCTGCTATCAAAAAACGTATCACAGGCTGTTTTAAATCTCTTATAAAGATCATCGCGGACCTTCTCTGGTGTTGGCCCGAGCTTTTTCCAGTCTTGCTGAAGCTTAATAAGGGCATTGGAAGTGTTCTGCCAGTCTGTACTGTCCTTTAGCGATTCTGCTACTTTGATGAGTTCCTCAGCTTTCTCTTTGTTGATCCTTCTGATTTCATCAAGTTCTTTAAAGAATAGGTTTTTGTTATGGAAAAATTGTTTGAAGGCACCCCAAAAGCCCCTGTTGATCTCTCTACCACACTCTCTGGGCACTGGACCAATGGCCTCCCATTCCTTTTGGATCGCTAGGATTTCCTTGGTTTTGACATTCCATTCCTTGATGCGATTGGCCTTGAAGTCCTTAAAAGCATCAAGTTTTTCTATCAATGCCTCTTTCTTTGTTTGATTTTCCTTAAAGACTTCTTTCTGGCTCTCGTAATAGGCCTTTCTCTTGGCATAAATCGCATCTGAAGCAGCCTTAAAACGCTGCCATACAATCTCCTGCTCTTCTCTGGGTACTGGGCCGATGTGTTTGAATTCATCATGAAGTTCATTTAAGGCCCTTATGGCTGTTCTTAAATCTTCCTCCTTATCCAGGGCTTCCGCTTTATCGCATAGCTCCAGTTTACCTTCCAGATTTTTCTTCCTGTCGAGCTCTTTTAATTCAAAGTAAATACTCCTATTGTCATAGAAGCGATCCATTAGGGCATTATAAGACGCCCAAAGATTTTTATTTTGCGCACCAGGAACTGGGCCGATATTTTTCCATTCCTGTTGGATTTCTTTTATGGTGCTTATGCTGTGCGTGGTTTCTTCTCCATCCACTAGCTCTCTAAGTCTTTCCAGGATTTGGTTCTTGGCATATAAGTTCTTCTCTTTTGCCTCCTCCTGTTCTTTTATTTGAGAGCTCCTGCGGTTTTTAAACTCCCCGTACAGCGCAAAGAACATCTTATCATCTTCACTCTGCTTATAGAAGAAGTCATCTTCAGCGCCACCATCATTTATAAAACTCTTTAGCGCTTCTTCTTTTTCCTTATTGAAGTGATCTTCTTCAAAATGAGTTTTGATATCGTTGGCGACATGATCTTCCTTAATATATTTACCCTTTTCTATCAACTCTTTAAGTGCTGATAGCAGCTGTTTCTTACTGAAATTTCCGTAATCTACATGATGCTCCTCTTCCTGATGATCATCTTGATCATGATGCTCCTCCTCCCCATCTTGACTCGATTCACTTTTCGATTCCTGCTGATTACCCGAATCAGTATTTTCTACCTGCTGTTGGGTCACCTTGTTTTCTTCTGATATTTCTTTATCGTTCTCCATAATATCCTATGAGTACTTCTTTCCAAATATGCTATAAACAAAAGTAATAAATAATTTAATTTAATCTTGGGTCAATAGGATAATTTGCCAACACTTGGAAATCACCACCCATATTCCTCAACGCCACCCTCCAAAGATCATCTGGTGCAGAGGTAAAAATAGCCTCCGCATCAGTATCTTCACATATTATCCAAGTCTTCTCCGCCAATTCCTCCTCTAGCTGGCCACTGGACCATCCGGAATACCCAATGAAAAACCGAAAATGGTCTAAGTTTATCTGACCGGATTTATATTTCATTACAAACTCCTCAAAATTTCCTCCCCAATATAAATCCTTTGCCAGCTGTACGCTGCCTTCAATGACTGCTTCTCCCCAATAAATAAAATGGAGTGTATTTTGCTCCACAGGTCCACCTACAAACACCTCCATATCCAAAAAATCAAGTTCATCCAATAAATCCTTAATCCGCAGAATGGATAGTTTGTTCAATACAAGGCCAAAGGATCCATTTTCATTGCTCTCGCATAACAACACAACAGACCTTACAAAATTCTCATCTTGTAAAAACGGCTCTGATATTAGCAAATGTCCAGATTTGGGATTTATGTGCTTTTTTTCTTCCATCAAAATATTCATGGTATTCAACTTTTAATATAGGTCAAAATTTCATAAATGCAATTAGTAATAGTACTTTTATGATTATAATATTCTGATTTTATTATGGATATAGCATCGATTAGAACCGAGTATTTACTTAAGTCTTTAGATGTCAATAAGCTGGAATTATCACCTTTGGATCAATTTCAGATATGGCTTGATGAAGCTATAAGTGCAAAAGTAAATGAACCCAATGCCATGAATGTGGCCACAGTCAGTGCTGAAAACAGGCCAAGCGCCAGAATAGTACTGTTAAAAGGGATCGATTCGGGTTTCGTTTTTTACACAAACTATGCTAGTAATAAAGGGCTTGAGCTGGCCCAAAACAATGTTGCTGCGCTAACCTTTTTCTGGCCTGAACTTCAGCGTCAGGTTCGGATAGAAGGTAAAGTAGAGAAAGTAAGTGAAGCCCTGTCGGACCAGTACTTCCTTTCCAGACCAAAAGGAAGCCAAATCGGTGCTTGGGCTTCCCCTCAAAGTCAACAGATTCCTGATCGGAATTTTCTGGAATCTGAAGAAAAGAAGATGCTGGAGCGATTCGCACACGAACCTCTGAGCCGTCCTCCTCACTGGGGTGGTTATCGTGTGGTTCCTGATCGAGTGGAGTTTTGGCAAGGGAGACAGTCCCGTCTTCATGACCGAATAGTCTATACCCTGGAAAACACAGAAAACTGGGTAAAAAACAGATTGGCACCCTAGCATAATGACGGAGCTTTTAAGTTGACATTATGACAATAAAAGCAATACATCATACCATACTACTACTTGTATGCATTTGGCAGATTCTTTGCCAAAAGCGGTCGGCAAAGAATCTGCAT from Echinicola soli encodes the following:
- a CDS encoding cold-shock protein; protein product: MARSNNSFIKKQKADRKAKKKKEKLENRLEKKKQESSGKLEDMIAYVDEFGNISDTPPEPPQEKDKKKKDTGSASTD
- a CDS encoding NIPSNAP family protein; the protein is MKNRFTYILVLFVFVSIKWGYGQTRDVFEIKIYHVSTTSQETAIDQFLEEAYIPAMHKKGIAHIGVYKPLDRDSLAGKRIYVFTPYQSAENYIEIASTFHLVDLPHAGSYQKASHDEAPYDRIETILLKAFSGMPHYDVPKLNGKKSQRIYELRSYESPTEQLFHNKVDMFNSGEITIFDRLGFNAVFYGEVIAGSKMPNLMYMTSFDNITAEKAAWKAFGSDEAWITLRDDKHYQNNVSHIDITLLKPAKYSEL
- a CDS encoding HEAT repeat domain-containing protein is translated as MAQDIDLLIQKMCDKQEEEAFNYADQLAEIGGKEVLERLVEVLKGEDMESAYLAARGLAAMENNDAALDPLLEVIHDKQNKMRNGTFVQSLEGFDLSDKFVDILRVYLFGNFKASLLAKEYLDYTEFEITPRVIRKAEKHWKHFQNNSANDQEYDIKKQEIEEILGEMRGMFDE
- a CDS encoding OmpP1/FadL family transporter; translated protein: MKSFVMASLMLSFFCLRAFGQSNHYWTRNYGSESMLLNGSVIGGVTDLGAVYYNPARLAITDNPAFIISADVYELNAYKIEDAIGNRKDLTQSSFGGAPSLAAGTVDMKGDSRSTFAYAILLRYNSDFGFSYRDEVTRNILPNVPGDELFEGELKVTNNLKDHWFGGSWAYTLKDNFSIGVSLFGSRAEASKGNMFDMTALDINNDISKYNYNRAYSFQSYGILAKLGAAYSTERMDFGMTITTPRAHIFGSGDYSYNLYFAAPDESGIEDIYANSYQSDLEVNLKSPLSIGLGASYHIAENKVIHFSGEYFGKISQYNILEASPHGMQSKPDSTIYFTLMDSRKSIANAGIGVEWFLNKKVSFYGGFSTDFNAAADNTVSFVTQESTATNLSFDANFYHVAGGVLLKFKGAEFTLGATHTSGQTDFDKPINFPSDNDPSVVDIANDGRMLWDRWQFIVSVSVPFLKDYVDKLEDKIF
- a CDS encoding DUF349 domain-containing protein, which produces MENDKEISEENKVTQQQVENTDSGNQQESKSESSQDGEEEHHDQDDHQEEEHHVDYGNFSKKQLLSALKELIEKGKYIKEDHVANDIKTHFEEDHFNKEKEEALKSFINDGGAEDDFFYKQSEDDKMFFALYGEFKNRRSSQIKEQEEAKEKNLYAKNQILERLRELVDGEETTHSISTIKEIQQEWKNIGPVPGAQNKNLWASYNALMDRFYDNRSIYFELKELDRKKNLEGKLELCDKAEALDKEEDLRTAIRALNELHDEFKHIGPVPREEQEIVWQRFKAASDAIYAKRKAYYESQKEVFKENQTKKEALIEKLDAFKDFKANRIKEWNVKTKEILAIQKEWEAIGPVPRECGREINRGFWGAFKQFFHNKNLFFKELDEIRRINKEKAEELIKVAESLKDSTDWQNTSNALIKLQQDWKKLGPTPEKVRDDLYKRFKTACDTFFDSRREANKEINKEFDKNLELKEAVCEKIKALPEGDEFTVENLEKLVAEYNAVGFVPRKNIKEIAGKFNEAVETCVKKLDTDGENREEFLFRLNLNKIQGDPNSDRVFNKKEHGIRKQISDLENNITLWKNNLEFFASSRTADKLKNQFDEKIEKAEEEIDKLKKKLSILREF
- a CDS encoding YqgE/AlgH family protein — translated: MEEKKHINPKSGHLLISEPFLQDENFVRSVVLLCESNENGSFGLVLNKLSILRIKDLLDELDFLDMEVFVGGPVEQNTLHFIYWGEAVIEGSVQLAKDLYWGGNFEEFVMKYKSGQINLDHFRFFIGYSGWSSGQLEEELAEKTWIICEDTDAEAIFTSAPDDLWRVALRNMGGDFQVLANYPIDPRLN
- the pdxH gene encoding pyridoxamine 5'-phosphate oxidase, translating into MDIASIRTEYLLKSLDVNKLELSPLDQFQIWLDEAISAKVNEPNAMNVATVSAENRPSARIVLLKGIDSGFVFYTNYASNKGLELAQNNVAALTFFWPELQRQVRIEGKVEKVSEALSDQYFLSRPKGSQIGAWASPQSQQIPDRNFLESEEKKMLERFAHEPLSRPPHWGGYRVVPDRVEFWQGRQSRLHDRIVYTLENTENWVKNRLAP